The following is a genomic window from Sulfitobacter pontiacus.
AGGTGGTCGAGATCAGCGCGATTGTCGGGTCGGGGCTGCGCGGCGGGGTCGATATGGTCTGGGGTAACGCGCCGGTCTATGGGCATTTCGGGCTGGACCTGACGGGGCAGAATGGCGGGGTCGTTCGCATTGACGATTTGCAGATCGAGGATGTGACGGGCGTCTTTCTGCGCGACATGCTGGCACAGGTGGATGTGCGGGACTATGGCGCGGTGGGGGATGGCAGCACCGATGATACGGCGGCCTTTGTGGCGGCGAATGCGGATGCGCAGGGGCGCAGCGTGTTGATCCCGCGCGGGACGTATCTGCTGAACGGGGACGTGACCTTTGACGCGCCGACGCGGTTTGAAGGGAGGGTGATCATGCCCGCCAGCGCGATCCTGCTTTTGCGCCGCAACTTTGATCTGCCGAACTATATCGAGGCTTTCGGGAATGAAGAGATCGCCTTTCGCAAGGCGTTTCAGGCGTTGCTGAACAATGCGGATCATGAATCGCTGGATCTGGGCGGGCGCAAGGTCAACGTGACTGGTCCGATCGATATGCAGGCCGCGACGCCCGAACGCAGCAGCTATGCCACGCGGCGGGTGATCCGCAACGGCCAGTTTGAAGCGGCCACGAATGGCGATTGGGATACGGTCACGATGACCTCGCAAGCTAGCTATTCGCCCTCGGATGCGCGCAAGCTGACAAATGTGGTGAATGTGGCGAATGTGCCTGTGGGGGCGTTGATCACGGGCAATGGGGTCGGGCGCGAGATCTATGTGCGCGCCAAGAACGTCGCCACGCAAGAGATTACCCTGAACGCGCCTTTGTATGATGCGGCGGGGACGCAGAATTTTACCTTTACGCGGTTCCAGTATCTGCTGGATTTCAGCAACTACAGCCAGCTGAGCAAATTCGTTCTGGATGACATCGAATTCCAGTGCAACAACGTGGCCAGTGCCATCAACCTTGCGCCATCAGGGACGATTTTCCATGTGCGGGACTGCTTTATCTCGCGCCCGAAGGATCGCGGGATCACGTCGATCGGCGGTGGCTGTCAGGGGATGTTCGTGGACCGTTGCCAGTTCCTGTCCGCCGAGGATGCGCTGGACGTGCCGGACCGGACCACGATCGCGATCAACTGCAACGCCAATGACGTCAAGATTCGCGACAACCGTGCCACGCGCTTTCGCCATTTTGCGCTGCTGGCGGGGCAGAATAATATCGTCACGGGGAACCACTTCTTTCAGGGGGATACGGTCAAGAACGGCGTCCGCTCTGCCGGGTTGATCCTTGCGGCGCAGCACACGGCGAGCGTGGTCAGCGGGAACTATATCGACAATTGCTTTGTCGAATGGACCAACGAACAAGACCCGGCGCCGGACTACAGCAGCGAGTATTCTTTCAGCTCCCTGTCGATCAGCGGTAATATCTTTCTGTCGGGCGAGGTGGCCCCGTGGTTCAGCTATATCGTGATCAAGCCTCATGGGGCGGGTCATGTGATCAATGGGCTGACGATCAACGACAACCGCTTCCGCAGCATCAACGGGTTCATTGATCGGGTCGAACGGATCGATACAAGCTTTGCCGATATGGATTTCTCGCGCATGCGCAATATCGAGATGACGGGAAACTCGTTCCACGGCATCCATAATCCGGTATCGAACCCGGTGCAGGTTGAACATACCGAAGCCAGTCTGGCCAAGACCTGGGTGGTGGATATTGCCGACCGCTTTCCGTTCGGCGGGTGGGCGATTGCGGTGGATAGCATCACGATGGACGGGCCGGTGCGCAACGGATCGAATGTGGCGCAATACAGCGTGCCCTATGTGCTGACGGATCAGGGGGCGGATCGTGATCTGCTGCATCTGGTCTGGAGCACCAGCGTCAAAGGATCGATCTTTATGCAGGCGCGCATGGATAAACGCTAGAACTCGCGCCAGAGCGAGAGTTTTAGCGCGGGGTTGGAGGTGTCGTTGATCAACGTCTCTGCCCCGATCTGGAAGCGGATATCGGGGCGGCTTTTCAGCGGGCGCATGACGATAGAGGGCGCGACAGAGGTGGCGCTGGCGACAGAGGTCGAGGCATAGTAGATTTGCAGCATCCCAGAAAACCGGTCGCCGAAGTTGATGCCTATGGTGCTGTCGACTTTGGCGAGATGCTCTTGCAGGTAGATGTCCCACGCGAGGGAGCTGTCGATGGTCACCCA
Proteins encoded in this region:
- a CDS encoding glycosyl hydrolase family 28-related protein codes for the protein MNKAITDGLLLTPAAFAQGLDVYSSGDGTAGSDTYANAINAAFIPADQDFGGALELIKTQSTQKLRYMGQTPLLPGCYLRITARVKAISGNLPSVRIAGYPALGNGSRAGGLVEAGPEVTLTSYGEVVEISAIVGSGLRGGVDMVWGNAPVYGHFGLDLTGQNGGVVRIDDLQIEDVTGVFLRDMLAQVDVRDYGAVGDGSTDDTAAFVAANADAQGRSVLIPRGTYLLNGDVTFDAPTRFEGRVIMPASAILLLRRNFDLPNYIEAFGNEEIAFRKAFQALLNNADHESLDLGGRKVNVTGPIDMQAATPERSSYATRRVIRNGQFEAATNGDWDTVTMTSQASYSPSDARKLTNVVNVANVPVGALITGNGVGREIYVRAKNVATQEITLNAPLYDAAGTQNFTFTRFQYLLDFSNYSQLSKFVLDDIEFQCNNVASAINLAPSGTIFHVRDCFISRPKDRGITSIGGGCQGMFVDRCQFLSAEDALDVPDRTTIAINCNANDVKIRDNRATRFRHFALLAGQNNIVTGNHFFQGDTVKNGVRSAGLILAAQHTASVVSGNYIDNCFVEWTNEQDPAPDYSSEYSFSSLSISGNIFLSGEVAPWFSYIVIKPHGAGHVINGLTINDNRFRSINGFIDRVERIDTSFADMDFSRMRNIEMTGNSFHGIHNPVSNPVQVEHTEASLAKTWVVDIADRFPFGGWAIAVDSITMDGPVRNGSNVAQYSVPYVLTDQGADRDLLHLVWSTSVKGSIFMQARMDKR